A single Xylella taiwanensis DNA region contains:
- a CDS encoding tyrosine-type recombinase/integrase encodes MFNYVWEQAATRWLVEKSYKATAHEDAAKLRWLAPHLARTLLIDIDGDFILRVAMLKANQTTPATANRYLALIRSILRRACDIWRWIDRCPAIALFPEPSKRVRWLTPAQVRSLLAELPLHQRDIVVFALATGLRQANVLKLHWHQVDIVRKVLRIPADQAKGRQAIRIPLSVHAVGVLQRQYGQHGDWVFTYRGQPIRGVNTRAWRHALQRAGIGDFRWHDLRHTWASWHAQAGTPLYVLQELGGWQSESMVRRYAHLTPSHFSGYAEAMLDSMQGKTLLIGNHFLSDR; translated from the coding sequence ATGTTTAATTATGTATGGGAGCAGGCTGCGACCCGATGGTTAGTGGAAAAATCTTACAAAGCCACGGCGCATGAGGATGCCGCCAAACTGCGATGGCTGGCTCCCCACTTAGCTAGAACCTTATTAATCGATATTGATGGCGATTTCATTTTGCGTGTCGCCATGTTGAAAGCCAATCAAACAACACCGGCCACTGCGAATCGTTATTTAGCGCTCATTCGTTCTATTTTGCGCCGTGCCTGTGATATTTGGCGCTGGATTGATAGGTGTCCTGCTATTGCACTTTTTCCTGAGCCTAGCAAGCGCGTGCGTTGGTTGACCCCGGCTCAGGTGCGCTCGCTGCTGGCGGAGTTGCCATTGCATCAGCGCGATATTGTGGTGTTTGCCTTGGCTACTGGATTGCGTCAGGCCAATGTACTCAAGTTGCATTGGCATCAGGTAGATATTGTTCGTAAGGTGCTGCGCATTCCTGCTGATCAGGCCAAGGGGCGCCAGGCGATCCGGATTCCGTTATCGGTGCATGCCGTGGGAGTGCTTCAGCGGCAGTATGGCCAGCACGGTGATTGGGTATTTACGTACCGTGGGCAGCCTATAAGAGGTGTGAATACTCGTGCATGGCGTCACGCGTTACAGCGGGCCGGGATAGGAGATTTTCGTTGGCATGATTTACGGCATACCTGGGCGTCATGGCACGCACAGGCCGGCACGCCGCTGTATGTGTTGCAGGAGCTTGGCGGCTGGCAGTCCGAGTCAATGGTGCGTCGCTATGCTCACTTGACGCCAAGTCATTTTTCTGGTTATGCGGAAGCTATGCTTGATTCCATGCAGGGTAAAACGCTGCTCATCGGAAATCACTTTCTCTCGGATCGCTAA
- a CDS encoding lysozyme, with the protein MARHKKRSSPRHPGPLAVTCIAAVLAIATPIVSYWEGLKYRPYQDIVGVVLAIATPTVSYWEGLKYRPYQDIVGVWTVCYGHTGPDVIRGKTYTKADCDAFLQADLLEANTYVRRCIKVPMLPHVAAALVSATFNLGPKVVCGSTLQRKALDNDWPGVCAELDRWKHADGREVRGLILRRANERALCEGDAS; encoded by the coding sequence ATGGCAAGGCATAAAAAACGCTCCTCGCCACGCCACCCGGGTCCTCTGGCCGTCACCTGCATTGCGGCGGTGCTGGCAATTGCCACGCCGATCGTGTCGTACTGGGAAGGTTTGAAATATCGTCCATATCAGGACATCGTCGGCGTGGTGCTGGCAATTGCCACGCCGACCGTGTCGTACTGGGAAGGTTTGAAATATCGTCCATATCAGGACATCGTCGGGGTGTGGACGGTGTGCTACGGCCATACGGGTCCGGACGTGATCCGTGGCAAAACGTACACCAAGGCTGATTGCGATGCGTTCCTGCAAGCCGACTTGCTCGAGGCCAATACCTACGTGCGCCGCTGCATCAAGGTGCCGATGCTGCCCCACGTGGCAGCGGCGCTGGTGTCGGCTACCTTCAACCTGGGGCCGAAGGTGGTGTGCGGCAGCACCCTGCAACGCAAGGCCCTAGACAACGACTGGCCGGGAGTCTGTGCCGAACTGGACCGCTGGAAGCACGCCGATGGCCGCGAAGTGCGCGGCCTGATATTGCGTCGTGCCAATGAGCGCGCCCTGTGTGAAGGCGATGCATCGTGA
- a CDS encoding DUF2190 family protein, with the protein MANNYIKPGEHLTFTADVSITFGNPMLSGGVVLLGTLLGVALTTIADNTNGEAAVEGVWRLPKKNGQVINAWSKPIWSLSEAAFVNKDAAAGDLINSCIAVETAGASARTVKVKLLPGAGRVQT; encoded by the coding sequence ATGGCTAATAACTACATCAAACCCGGCGAGCACCTGACATTCACCGCTGACGTGTCTATTACTTTTGGCAACCCGATGCTGTCCGGTGGCGTGGTGCTGCTGGGCACACTGCTGGGCGTGGCGCTGACCACCATCGCCGATAACACCAATGGTGAAGCCGCTGTCGAAGGCGTCTGGAGATTGCCCAAGAAGAACGGCCAGGTGATCAACGCATGGTCCAAACCGATCTGGAGCCTGAGTGAGGCCGCGTTCGTCAATAAAGACGCCGCCGCGGGCGACCTGATCAACAGCTGCATCGCTGTTGAAACCGCAGGCGCGTCGGCACGCACCGTCAAGGTCAAGTTACTGCCGGGCGCTGGCCGCGTGCAGACCTGA
- a CDS encoding ClpP-like prohead protease/major capsid protein fusion protein: MTANTRPGGLPKAINALDASALEQSAPQARGPSVLALDTRHPDAAELLIYGPIGDTFWEEGITASSIAAQLSAITAPVINVRINSDGGVVSDGLAIFNALNTHPATVTITIDGVAASIASLIAQAGATRRVYRNSTMMIHGPRAGVCGFAEDLRNMAAGLDAIAAAMLTSYSARATQPDAIEQMLSDGGDHWFTAEQMISAGLADTIIDTDPSADALSDAAAAAALRSYIHAISTHPHPAVAAALRHRIQTTVTASAFAALHHTQQRAVMPHIQDTAMKEQLHVILAQAGPSAPTPSVNTPASDPAAETAANDAPMTALIARNTSIRDVFAAFAEVPGVRELEAACLADPRLSVAQAQARLLQRLPGGAMPLAVAPRSPPDGIHLVHDEHDTRRQRIAAGILARAGILTGHEAATARQDNPAAHQPLYILAEQSLIASGVNTRIMDRDQISRMALAQSTGDFPVILENVLHKTLLAAYRLQAYTWPRFCATGSLTDYRPHHRYHMGSFSDLRPVNEEGEYENGVLSDAAKETIQGVRKGRILQITPEVLVNDDLGAFSRPTTALGQAAARTIEKDVYALLALNNGLGPRMSDGNTLFHADHANIPTAAPPSIESIDAARQLMAQQMDVGSNDFIDIVPAIWLSALSLGSKARELNAQEYNDETDKQQRKPNVVRGLFTDVVDTPRLTGSAWYTFADPNIEPVIEVAFLNGVQPPTLEQDTNFRTDGLSWKVVHRYGVGAVGWRGATRNKGA, encoded by the coding sequence ATGACAGCCAACACACGCCCTGGCGGCCTCCCCAAAGCGATCAATGCCCTGGACGCCAGCGCCCTGGAGCAGAGCGCCCCGCAGGCCCGCGGCCCATCGGTGCTGGCCCTGGACACCCGCCACCCCGACGCCGCCGAACTGCTCATCTACGGCCCCATCGGCGATACCTTCTGGGAGGAGGGCATCACCGCCTCCAGCATCGCCGCCCAGCTCAGCGCCATCACCGCCCCGGTGATCAACGTGCGCATCAACTCTGATGGCGGCGTGGTCAGCGATGGCCTGGCCATCTTCAACGCACTCAACACCCATCCGGCGACCGTCACCATCACCATTGACGGCGTGGCCGCCTCCATCGCCAGCCTCATTGCCCAGGCCGGCGCCACCCGCCGCGTGTACCGCAACTCGACCATGATGATCCACGGCCCGCGCGCCGGCGTCTGCGGCTTTGCCGAGGACCTGCGCAACATGGCCGCGGGACTGGACGCGATCGCCGCCGCCATGCTCACCAGCTACAGCGCCCGTGCTACCCAACCCGACGCCATCGAACAGATGCTCAGCGACGGCGGCGACCACTGGTTTACCGCCGAGCAGATGATCAGCGCCGGCCTGGCCGACACCATCATCGACACAGATCCCAGTGCGGACGCCCTCAGTGATGCCGCCGCCGCCGCCGCGCTGCGTTCCTACATCCATGCCATATCCACCCACCCGCACCCCGCCGTCGCGGCCGCCTTACGCCACCGCATCCAGACCACCGTCACCGCCTCTGCCTTTGCCGCCCTCCACCACACCCAGCAGCGCGCTGTGATGCCCCATATCCAGGACACCGCCATGAAAGAACAATTGCACGTCATCCTTGCCCAGGCCGGCCCCAGCGCGCCCACGCCAAGCGTCAACACCCCCGCCTCCGACCCTGCCGCGGAGACCGCCGCCAACGACGCCCCGATGACCGCCCTCATCGCACGCAACACCAGCATCCGCGACGTCTTCGCCGCCTTTGCCGAGGTGCCCGGCGTGCGTGAACTGGAAGCCGCCTGCCTGGCCGATCCGCGCCTGAGCGTCGCACAAGCCCAGGCTCGCCTGTTACAGCGCCTGCCCGGCGGCGCCATGCCGCTGGCCGTGGCACCGCGCAGCCCCCCGGACGGCATCCACCTGGTGCACGACGAACACGACACCCGCCGGCAACGCATCGCCGCCGGCATCCTCGCCCGCGCCGGCATCCTGACCGGCCATGAAGCCGCCACCGCCCGCCAAGACAACCCCGCCGCCCACCAGCCGCTTTACATCCTGGCCGAGCAATCGCTGATCGCCAGCGGCGTCAATACCCGCATCATGGATCGAGACCAAATTTCACGCATGGCGTTAGCCCAGAGTACCGGCGATTTCCCGGTGATCCTGGAGAACGTCCTCCACAAAACCTTGCTGGCCGCCTATCGCTTACAGGCTTACACCTGGCCGCGCTTCTGTGCCACCGGTTCCCTAACCGACTACCGCCCCCACCACCGCTATCACATGGGCTCCTTCTCCGACCTGAGGCCGGTCAACGAGGAAGGCGAGTATGAAAACGGCGTGCTCTCCGACGCCGCCAAAGAAACCATCCAGGGAGTCCGCAAAGGCCGCATCTTGCAGATCACCCCGGAAGTGCTCGTCAACGACGACCTCGGCGCCTTCTCGCGTCCCACCACCGCCCTCGGCCAGGCGGCGGCGCGCACCATTGAGAAAGACGTCTACGCCCTGCTGGCGTTAAACAACGGCCTCGGCCCGAGGATGAGCGACGGCAACACCCTGTTCCATGCCGACCATGCCAACATCCCGACCGCAGCGCCCCCATCCATTGAGAGCATCGACGCCGCCCGGCAACTGATGGCCCAGCAAATGGACGTGGGCAGCAATGACTTTATCGACATCGTCCCGGCCATCTGGCTCAGCGCACTGTCGTTGGGTAGCAAGGCGCGCGAACTCAACGCCCAGGAATATAACGACGAAACGGACAAGCAGCAGCGCAAACCAAACGTGGTGCGCGGCCTGTTCACTGACGTCGTCGATACCCCGCGCCTGACCGGCAGCGCCTGGTACACCTTTGCCGATCCCAACATCGAACCGGTCATTGAGGTCGCCTTTCTCAACGGCGTCCAGCCCCCCACCCTGGAACAAGACACCAACTTCCGCACCGATGGCCTGAGCTGGAAAGTCGTCCACCGCTACGGCGTCGGCGCCGTCGGCTGGAGAGGAGCCACCCGTAACAAGGGCGCCTAA
- a CDS encoding phage portal protein codes for MSAAAPRLHRIVAAFDRALLQMAPAWAASRAQHRIKAVAYRQAYEAAEKTHLRQAAREFGSGNTIVTMNGSALRHQARHLDRNHDIISGGLSTLVQNIIGPNGINIIPTPRDAAGTLVESVVDQIMPLYQAWSKRPEVTWMHDWPSVQRLLARTWLRDGEAFVQEIRGFLPTLQHGSAIPFSIEMLEPDFVPLDYDDPSQNILQGVQRNAWGRATGYYVYKQNPGDAYVLIPEKKFVPADLIRHLRTIDRIGQVRGISLLASTFTRIEDLKDYEESERIAAKIAASMAAVIVKGDPTLYDAQTPGQQDRRMRLQAGMIFDDLRPGETVETIDSKRPNANLEPYRNSQLRAIAAPMRISFSSLSKNYNGTYSAQRQELVEQYGAYGVLAYEFISQMVRPVYERLIAMAVVSGELVLPRGVTLASAVGADYLPPSMPWIDPLKEINALTAQVQAGVRSLSSVIAERGGRMYDVLEQLSLDKQWAAARGLSLSVFQTPAAAPAPAADEPDAAEDAPPEDQTP; via the coding sequence ATGAGCGCCGCCGCCCCGCGTCTTCACCGCATCGTCGCCGCCTTCGACCGCGCGCTGCTCCAGATGGCGCCGGCCTGGGCCGCCTCCCGCGCCCAGCACCGCATCAAAGCCGTCGCCTACCGCCAAGCCTACGAGGCTGCCGAGAAGACCCACCTGCGCCAAGCGGCGCGTGAATTCGGCAGCGGTAACACCATCGTGACCATGAACGGCAGCGCCCTGCGCCACCAGGCCCGCCACCTAGACCGCAACCACGACATCATCAGCGGCGGCCTGTCCACCCTGGTGCAGAACATCATCGGCCCCAACGGCATCAACATCATCCCCACCCCCCGCGATGCCGCCGGCACCCTGGTTGAATCTGTCGTTGACCAGATCATGCCCCTGTACCAAGCCTGGTCTAAGCGGCCCGAAGTCACCTGGATGCACGACTGGCCCAGCGTCCAGCGCCTGCTGGCGCGCACCTGGCTGCGCGATGGCGAAGCCTTCGTCCAAGAAATACGCGGCTTCCTGCCCACCTTGCAACACGGCTCAGCGATCCCGTTTTCCATCGAAATGCTAGAGCCGGATTTCGTCCCCCTGGACTACGACGATCCATCCCAAAACATCTTGCAAGGCGTCCAACGTAACGCCTGGGGCCGCGCCACCGGCTACTACGTCTACAAACAAAACCCCGGCGATGCGTACGTACTCATACCGGAAAAAAAGTTCGTTCCCGCCGACCTGATCCGCCACCTGCGCACCATCGACCGCATCGGCCAAGTGCGCGGCATCAGCCTGCTGGCGTCCACCTTCACCCGTATCGAAGACCTCAAAGACTACGAAGAATCCGAACGCATCGCCGCCAAGATCGCCGCCAGCATGGCCGCCGTCATCGTCAAAGGCGACCCCACCCTCTACGACGCACAGACCCCCGGCCAACAAGACCGCCGCATGCGCCTGCAGGCCGGCATGATCTTTGACGATCTACGCCCCGGCGAGACCGTGGAGACCATCGACAGCAAGCGCCCCAACGCCAACCTGGAGCCCTACCGCAACAGCCAATTACGTGCCATTGCCGCCCCGATGCGCATCTCCTTCTCATCCCTATCAAAAAACTACAACGGCACCTACAGCGCCCAACGTCAAGAACTGGTCGAGCAATACGGCGCCTACGGCGTCTTGGCCTACGAATTCATCTCCCAGATGGTGCGCCCCGTATACGAACGCTTGATTGCAATGGCTGTGGTGTCCGGGGAACTGGTGCTGCCGCGTGGCGTCACCCTGGCCAGCGCCGTCGGTGCCGACTACCTGCCGCCCTCCATGCCCTGGATTGACCCGCTCAAAGAAATCAACGCACTCACCGCTCAAGTCCAAGCCGGGGTGCGCTCACTGAGCAGCGTCATCGCCGAACGCGGCGGACGCATGTACGACGTCCTGGAACAACTGTCTCTCGATAAGCAATGGGCCGCCGCACGCGGCCTGTCACTGAGCGTATTCCAGACCCCCGCCGCCGCGCCGGCCCCCGCGGCGGACGAACCGGACGCCGCCGAAGACGCCCCCCCTGAGGACCAAACACCATGA
- a CDS encoding type II toxin-antitoxin system RelE/ParE family toxin, with translation MFEIKHYITDDGRDLFSEWYEQVKDNKVRIAIDRRLYSVELGNFGDHKPCREGVWELRIDLGSGHRIYYAQVGKTVILLLCGGIKRSQEADISKACESLKDWKRSNVK, from the coding sequence ATGTTCGAGATAAAACATTACATCACCGATGATGGCCGTGACTTGTTCTCAGAGTGGTACGAGCAGGTAAAGGATAACAAGGTGAGAATTGCGATCGACCGACGTTTGTACAGTGTCGAGCTTGGAAATTTTGGCGACCATAAGCCATGCAGGGAAGGTGTCTGGGAGCTTCGTATCGATTTGGGATCAGGCCACCGCATCTATTACGCGCAGGTTGGAAAAACTGTGATCTTGCTGCTTTGCGGTGGCATTAAGCGTTCTCAGGAAGCAGACATATCCAAGGCGTGTGAATCCCTGAAGGACTGGAAGCGCAGCAACGTGAAATAA
- a CDS encoding DNA-binding protein, whose protein sequence is MKDRLHDDAMADVFRKDPAYAVELLNSILEDGNQGELLIALRQMTKAFGGMSKVAEKAQLNGTHLYRTLSAKGNPEIHSLSAILKTMGMRLAVQPIHPWKADMQ, encoded by the coding sequence ATGAAAGATAGATTACATGACGATGCAATGGCCGACGTATTCCGTAAAGATCCAGCCTATGCGGTGGAGTTGTTAAACAGCATCCTTGAAGACGGCAACCAGGGAGAGCTTCTGATTGCGCTTCGTCAGATGACGAAGGCATTTGGTGGCATGTCCAAGGTGGCCGAAAAGGCGCAGCTAAACGGTACGCACCTTTACCGCACGCTGTCTGCTAAGGGCAATCCGGAGATTCACAGCCTGTCAGCGATTCTAAAGACGATGGGTATGCGTCTTGCGGTGCAGCCGATACACCCCTGGAAGGCTGATATGCAATAG
- a CDS encoding antitoxin of toxin-antitoxin stability system, with the protein MKLEPELRAEFMAEAASEDRPASQILRELMRSYIEQRRQAREYDDYLRSKVEQARDSMRAGRGRSNDEVEAKFAAQRARLATKA; encoded by the coding sequence ATGAAACTGGAACCGGAGTTACGTGCTGAGTTCATGGCCGAGGCAGCCAGCGAAGACCGGCCAGCGTCCCAAATCCTGCGCGAGCTGATGCGCAGCTATATCGAGCAACGTCGTCAGGCGCGTGAATACGATGACTACCTACGCAGCAAGGTTGAACAAGCACGCGACTCAATGCGCGCTGGCCGGGGCCGCTCGAATGATGAGGTCGAAGCGAAATTTGCCGCGCAGCGCGCCCGCCTGGCAACCAAGGCATAG